A window of the Cucurbita pepo subsp. pepo cultivar mu-cu-16 chromosome LG01, ASM280686v2, whole genome shotgun sequence genome harbors these coding sequences:
- the LOC111794767 gene encoding pentatricopeptide repeat-containing protein At5g08305 isoform X2: MMNASSLISLLDKCKSMSELRRIHALLFTFGVSQDDAVVSKLLSFSALSPAGDLDYSYKLLLNLPNPTTFKWNTLIRGFSNSRNPNRSITVFVRMLRNGVSPDYMTYPFLGKAIAKLLNQKLGMAVHVHVAKTGHEVDRFVMNSLIHMYASCGDIAFARKVFDEMPTKNLVSWNAMLDGYAKCGDVNTAREVFDLMHERDVVSWSSLIDGYVKCGEYGEAMALFERMRSAGPMANEVTLVSVLCACAHLGALEQGRMMHGYIVENELPLTIVLLTSLVDMYAKCGAIHEALAAFRACPLQRTDVLIWNAIIGGLATHGLIKESMDLFSEMQMVGIAPDEITYLCLLSCCAHGGLVNEAWYFFDCLHKHGMTPKDEHYACMVDALSRAGQVSEAYQFLCQMTVQPTSSMLGALLSGCMKHGKLDLAEVVGRRLVELDPDHDGRYVGLSNIYAVDKRWNDARNIREAMEKRGVKKSPGFSFVEVFGILHRFIAHDKTHGDSERIYVMLNLIIDQMKPIEDSENQEYCLYDLIGVS, from the exons ATGATGAATGCATCTTCTCTAATCTCTCTTCTCGACAAATGCAAATCAATGTCCGAATTAAGAAGAATCCATGCTCTGCTTTTCACTTTCGGTGTCTCTCAAGATGACGCCGTCGTATCGAaacttctctccttctctgCACTCTCCCCCGCCGGCGATCTCGACTACTCATATAAACTGTTATTGAATCTTCCCAATCCCACCACCTTCAAATGGAACACTCTCATAAGGGGTTTTTCAAATTCCAGAAACCCAAATCGTTCAATTACGGTTTTCGTTAGGATGCTGCGGAATGGGGTCTCCCCTGATTATATGACGTACCCTTTCCTGGGGAAG GCGATAGCGAAGTTGTTGAATCAGAAGCTTGGAATGGCGGTGCATGTTCATGTTGCCAAAACTGGGCATGAGGTTGATAGGTTCGTAATGAATTCATTGATTCATATGTATGCTTCTTGCGGAGATATCGCGTTTGCGCGTAAGGTGTTCGACGAAATGCCAACGAAGAATTTGGTGTCTTGGAACGCTATGTTGGATGGGTATGCCAAATGTGGGGACGTGAATACTGCTAGGGAGGTGTTTGATTTAATGCATGAGAGGGATGTTGTGTCGTGGAGCTCTTTGATCGATGGGTATGTTAAGTGCGGGGAATATGGTGAGGCGATGGCTCTGTTTGAGCGCATGCGCTCTGCTGGGCCCATGGCGAATGAGGTGACTTTGGTGAGTGTTCTGTGTGCCTGTGCCCATTTGGGTGCACTTGAACAGGGGAGAATGATGCACGGTTATATAGTTGAGAATGAGTTGCCATTGACTATTGTGCTACTGACATCTTTGGTGGACATGTATGCCAAATGTGGCGCCATACATGAAGCTTTGGCTGCGTTTCGTGCATGTCCACTGCAACGGACTGATGTTCTAATCTGGAATGCTATAATTGGAGGTTTGGCAACACATGGGCTGATAAAAGAGTCAATGGACTTGTTTAGTGAGATGCAAATGGTAGGGATTGCGCCTGATGAGATCACATACTTGTGCTTGTTAAGCTGTTGTGCTCATGGAGGATTAGTAAATGAGGCTTGGTATTTCTTTGATTGCCTTCATAAACATGGTATGACTCCAAAGGATGAGCATTATGCTTGTATGGTAGATGCCTTATCCCGGGCCGGCCAAGTATCTGAGGCGTATCAATTCTTATGTCAAATGACCGTCCAACCAACGTCGTCGATGTTAGGTGCTCTCCTGAGTGGCTGCATGAAACATGGTAAACTAGACCTTGCAGAAGTGGTAGGAAGGAGGCTTGTTGAGTTAGATCCAGATCATGATGGTAGATATGTTGGcttatcaaatatatatgcAGTAGACAAGCGTTGGAATGATGCCAGAAATATCAGAGAAGCCATGGAAAAGAGGGGAGTGAAGAAATCTCCtggttttagttttgttgaaGTATTTGGAATCCTTCATAGATTCATAGCTCATGATAAGACACATGGTGATTCCGAGCGGATTTACGTAATGCTGAACTTAATTATAGATCAAATGAAACCGATCGAAGATTCAGAAAATCAGGAGTACTGTTTGTATGACCTCATTGGTGTCTCTTGA
- the LOC111794805 gene encoding thioredoxin-like protein YLS8, with product MSYLLPHLHSGWAVDQAILTEEERLVVIRFGHDWDETCMQMDEVLASVAETIKNFAVIYLVDITEVPDFNTMYELYDPSTVMFFFRNKHIMIDLGTGNNNKINWALKDKQEFINIIETVYRGARKGRGLVIAPKDYSTKYRY from the exons atgtcgTACTTGCTGCCGCATCTTCACTCTGGATGGGCCGTCGATCAGGCAATCCTCACCGAAGAAGAACGCCTTGTGGTCATTCGTTTCGGTCATGACTGGGACGAGACCTGTATGCAG ATGGATGAGGTGTTGGCCTCAGTTGCTGAGACGATCAAGAACTTCGCAGTAATATACCTTGTGGATATCACTGAGGTTCCTGATTTCAACACAATGTACGAGCTGTATGATCCTTCCACTGTCATGTTCTTCTTTAGGAACAAGCACATAATGATTGATCTTGGTACTGGTAACAACAATAAGATAAACTGGGCACTCAAGGATAAGCAAGAGTTCATCAATATCATTGAAACAGTCTATCGTGGAGCAAGGAAAGGACGTGGTTTAGTCATTGCACCTAAGGACTATTCAACCAAATATCGCTACTAA
- the LOC111794794 gene encoding E3 ubiquitin ligase BIG BROTHER-related-like isoform X2, with protein MENEATTNATKLGFDGVKPPPTTATTASSDLEHNPNSNSSPSSADPHNETTGSDSTSRQSARTPFTNLNQVDADLALARTLQEQERAYLRLRMVSMGIDFGSWEGGSYALDDEDGFGDLHDHTESDGDDDDEEFDGTNVNDDDDVFDVHAREDGGEHINPSFELDPGNFLSDEAYARALQDSEDREMAARLMALAGLHDEEADDTDDQGENSQDTWEDVDPDELSYEELLALGEVVGTESRGLSADTIASLPSINFKAGSGQTGSNDSCVICRLDFEDDETLTVLSCKHSYHSECINNWLKINKVCPVCSAEVSSTAGGSS; from the exons ATGGAGAACGAAGCCACCACTAACGCCACCAAACTTGGTTTTGATGGAGTCAAGCCACCGcccaccaccgccaccaccGCCTCCTCCGACCTTGAACACAACCCTAATTCCAATTCATCGCCATCGTCTGCAGACCCCCACAATGAGACTACTGGATCCGACTCCACTTCTCGCCAATCCGCTAGAACTCCCTTCACTAACCTCAACCAGGTCGATGCTGACCTTGCCCTCGCACGTACCCTTCAAGAACAG GAAAGGGCATACCTGAGGCTTAGAATGGTGAGTATGGGGATTGATTTTGGAAGTTGGGAAGGTGGAAGTTATGCATTAGATGACGAGGACGGTTTTGGTGATCTGCACGATCATACAGAATCTgatggagatgatgatgatgaggagTTTGATGGAACAAATGTCAATGATGACGACGATGTGTTTGATGTGCATGCTCGTGAAGATGGTGGAGAGCATATCAACCCCAGCTTTGAACTTGATCCTGGTAATTTTTTGAGTGACGAGGCTTATGCTAGAGCCTTACAAGATTCTGAAGACAGGGAAATGGCTGCCAGATTGATGGCCCTTGCTGGATTACATGATG AGGAAGCAGATGACACGGACGATCAAGGCGAAAATTCTCAG GATACGTGGGAGGATGTTGACCCAGATGAACTGTCGTACGAG GAGTTGCTCGCATTGGGTGAAGTGGTAGGAACTGAGAGCAGAGGGCTATCTGCTGATACAATTGCTTCCTTACCCTCCATAAACTTCAAGGCAGGGAGCGGTCAGACTGGAAGCAACGATTC ATGTGTCATTTGTCGGTTGGATTTCGAGGACGATGAAACCCTGACTGTTCTTTCCTGCAAACACTCCTACCATTCGGAGTGCATAAATAATtggttaaaaataaacaag GTCTGCCCTGTTTGCAGTGCTGAAGTGAGTTCTACAGCTGGTGGGAGCAGTTAA
- the LOC111794767 gene encoding pentatricopeptide repeat-containing protein At5g08305 isoform X1, with protein sequence MMNASSLISLLDKCKSMSELRRIHALLFTFGVSQDDAVVSKLLSFSALSPAGDLDYSYKLLLNLPNPTTFKWNTLIRGFSNSRNPNRSITVFVRMLRNGVSPDYMTYPFLGKAIAKLLNQKLGMAVHVHVAKTGHEVDRFVMNSLIHMYASCGDIAFARKVFDEMPTKNLVSWNAMLDGYAKCGDVNTAREVFDLMHERDVVSWSSLIDGYVKCGEYGEAMALFERMRSAGPMANEVTLVSVLCACAHLGALEQGRMMHGYIVENELPLTIVLLTSLVDMYAKCGAIHEALAAFRACPLQRTDVLIWNAIIGGLATHGLIKESMDLFSEMQMVGIAPDEITYLCLLSCCAHGGLVNEAWYFFDCLHKHGMTPKDEHYACMVDALSRAGQVSEAYQFLCQMTVQPTSSMLGALLSGCMKHGKLDLAEVVGRRLVELDPDHDGRYVGLSNIYAVDKRWNDARNIREAMEKRGVKKSPGFSFVEVFGILHRFIAHDKTHGDSERIYVMLNLIIDQMKPIEDSENQEYCLYDLIGVS encoded by the coding sequence ATGATGAATGCATCTTCTCTAATCTCTCTTCTCGACAAATGCAAATCAATGTCCGAATTAAGAAGAATCCATGCTCTGCTTTTCACTTTCGGTGTCTCTCAAGATGACGCCGTCGTATCGAaacttctctccttctctgCACTCTCCCCCGCCGGCGATCTCGACTACTCATATAAACTGTTATTGAATCTTCCCAATCCCACCACCTTCAAATGGAACACTCTCATAAGGGGTTTTTCAAATTCCAGAAACCCAAATCGTTCAATTACGGTTTTCGTTAGGATGCTGCGGAATGGGGTCTCCCCTGATTATATGACGTACCCTTTCCTGGGGAAGGCGATAGCGAAGTTGTTGAATCAGAAGCTTGGAATGGCGGTGCATGTTCATGTTGCCAAAACTGGGCATGAGGTTGATAGGTTCGTAATGAATTCATTGATTCATATGTATGCTTCTTGCGGAGATATCGCGTTTGCGCGTAAGGTGTTCGACGAAATGCCAACGAAGAATTTGGTGTCTTGGAACGCTATGTTGGATGGGTATGCCAAATGTGGGGACGTGAATACTGCTAGGGAGGTGTTTGATTTAATGCATGAGAGGGATGTTGTGTCGTGGAGCTCTTTGATCGATGGGTATGTTAAGTGCGGGGAATATGGTGAGGCGATGGCTCTGTTTGAGCGCATGCGCTCTGCTGGGCCCATGGCGAATGAGGTGACTTTGGTGAGTGTTCTGTGTGCCTGTGCCCATTTGGGTGCACTTGAACAGGGGAGAATGATGCACGGTTATATAGTTGAGAATGAGTTGCCATTGACTATTGTGCTACTGACATCTTTGGTGGACATGTATGCCAAATGTGGCGCCATACATGAAGCTTTGGCTGCGTTTCGTGCATGTCCACTGCAACGGACTGATGTTCTAATCTGGAATGCTATAATTGGAGGTTTGGCAACACATGGGCTGATAAAAGAGTCAATGGACTTGTTTAGTGAGATGCAAATGGTAGGGATTGCGCCTGATGAGATCACATACTTGTGCTTGTTAAGCTGTTGTGCTCATGGAGGATTAGTAAATGAGGCTTGGTATTTCTTTGATTGCCTTCATAAACATGGTATGACTCCAAAGGATGAGCATTATGCTTGTATGGTAGATGCCTTATCCCGGGCCGGCCAAGTATCTGAGGCGTATCAATTCTTATGTCAAATGACCGTCCAACCAACGTCGTCGATGTTAGGTGCTCTCCTGAGTGGCTGCATGAAACATGGTAAACTAGACCTTGCAGAAGTGGTAGGAAGGAGGCTTGTTGAGTTAGATCCAGATCATGATGGTAGATATGTTGGcttatcaaatatatatgcAGTAGACAAGCGTTGGAATGATGCCAGAAATATCAGAGAAGCCATGGAAAAGAGGGGAGTGAAGAAATCTCCtggttttagttttgttgaaGTATTTGGAATCCTTCATAGATTCATAGCTCATGATAAGACACATGGTGATTCCGAGCGGATTTACGTAATGCTGAACTTAATTATAGATCAAATGAAACCGATCGAAGATTCAGAAAATCAGGAGTACTGTTTGTATGACCTCATTGGTGTCTCTTGA
- the LOC111794785 gene encoding chaperone protein dnaJ C76, chloroplastic-like gives MHQNISPPPLILSLNIFLPSSTYFSLLFSLILLKTRKMTAAWLPLYTPVVATKIQNPTRRKLGSYNFSTSKMLYGNTLACRAGSSITDFDLYDLLGIDNTSDSSRIKAAYRALQKQCHPDIAGPAGHDMAIILNEVYSVLSDPNSRLAYDKEQAKMAELRGYTGKSVYSVWLGSESERRAVFVDEVKCIGCLKCALFAGKTFAVESVYGRARVVAQWADPEYKVMEAIEACPVDCISMVERSDLAALEFLMSKQPRGNVRVGMGNAAGERVSNIFTDVKKFQTRFKEAMEKTSKQHVKGTTFENKAQLSAIQAIRSISNCLFWQTATGSKHSQNLTLVVNTSTPQINKLQAAITARKQLKAKTEDKNGTTTKYIKDDYWVPTTLALPVSTQTPISTISNPRVETKRSKESKDLDFEVGGGDHTSPMRLALPVLISIVATTVIQQMVTDDGASGLKEHIGGSVALELVNSHWMQLIQRGVTWYVIGIAVIGMVEKIARKIRH, from the exons ATGCATCAAAATATCTCACCTCCTCCTCTTATCTTGTCATTAAATATCTTCCTACCAAGTAGCACctatttctctcttctcttctctcttatCCTTCTGAAAACTAGGAAGATGACTGCCGCATGGCTTCCTCTGTACACGCCCGTTGTTGCAACAAAAATACAGAATCCAACTCGAAGAAAGTTGGGATCGTACAACTTTTCAACTTCCAAGATGCTTTATGGCAATACTTTGGCATGCAGGGCAGGTTCTTCAATAACAGACTTTGATCTTTATGATCTTCTTGGCATCGACAACACCTCCGATTCATCGCGGATTAAGGCAGCGTACCGTGCGCTCCAAAAGCAGTGCCACCCCGACATCGCCGGTCCTGCTGGCCATGACATGGCTATCATTCTCAATGAAGTGTATTCAGTTCTTTCGGATCCTAATTCCAGGTTGGCTTACGATAAG GAGCAAGCAAAAATGGCAGAACTTCGAGGTTACACAGGGAAGTCCGTTTATTCGGTATGGTTGGGATCGGAAAGCGAACGAAGGGCGGTTTTTGTAGATGAAGTGAAGTGCATTGGCTGCTTGAAATGTGCTTTATTTGCTGGGAAAACTTTTGCTGTCGAATCTGTGTATGGGAGAGCTAGAGTTGTGGCGCAGTGGGCTGATCCTGAATATAAAGTGATGGAGGCCATTGAAGCTTGCCCAGTTGACTGCATTTC GATGGTGGAAAGGTCAGATTTGGCAGCCCTAGAGTTCTTAATGTCAAAGCAACCACGTGGAAACGTAAGAGTTGGTATGGGCAACGCAGCTGGTGAAAGAGTGTCAAACATTTTCACAGACGTGAAGAAGTTCCAAACCAGATTCAAGGAAGCTATGGAGAAGACTTCAAAACAGCATGTCAAG GGGACAACCTTCGAGAACAAAGCACAGTTGTCTGCAATTCAAGCCATCAGATCAATCTCAAATTGCTTATTTTGGCAGACAGCCACCGGATCCAAACACAGTCAAAACCTGACGCTCGTCGTCAACACATCCACACCACAAATCAACAAACTTCAAGCTGCTATTACTGCAAGGAAACAACTCAAGGCAAAAACCGAAGACAAAAATGGAACTACAACAAAATACATAAAGGACGATTACTGGGTTCCGACCACCCTTGCACTTCCAGTCTCAACTCAAACTCCAATAAGCACAATCTCAAATCCAAGGGTAGAGACCAAACGTAGCAAAGAATCAAAAGACCTTGATTTTGAAGTGGGTGGTGGTGATCATACTAGCCCCATGAGATTGGCATTACCAGTCTTGATATCGATAGTTGCAACCACTGTAATCCAGCAAATGGTGACAGATGATGGTGCCAGCGGCTTGAAGGAACACATCGGAGGTTCTGTGGCACTGGAGTTAGTTAATAGTCATTGGATGCAGCTTATACAAAGAGGAGTCACTTGGTATGTCATTGGAATAGCAGTGATAGGAATGGTCGAAAAGATTGCAAGAAAGATTAGGCATTGA
- the LOC111777734 gene encoding sugar transport protein 10-like, giving the protein MAGGGVVVQGGRNYEGGVTPFVMVTCLVAAMGGLLFGYDLGISGGVTSMPSFLAHFFPSVVLKMKSAHESEYCKFDSELLTLFTSSLYLAALVASFGASIITRKFGRKPSMFFGGLSFLIGSILNGVANSIVLLIIGRLLLGVGVGFANQSVPVYLSEMAPTKIRGALNMGFQMAITIGILVANLVNVGTAKIEGGWGWRVSLALAAVPAVMMTVGAMFLPDTPNSILERGYKEEAKIMLQKVRGTEKVEEEFKDLFQASEAAKKVDHPWSNIMKPQYRPQLVMCALIPFFQQLTGINVIMFYAPVLFKTLGFGDDASLISAVISGGVNVLATLVSIFTVDKFGRRILFLEGGAQMFVCQILVGSLIGVKFGLNGEGTLTKLDANLILLLVCVYVSAFAWSWGPLGWLVPSEICPLEIRSAGQSINVAVNMFFTFIIAQVFLSMLCHMKFGLFYFFAGFVAIMTVFIYFFLPETKNVPIEEMNRVWKAHWFWSKYIPDEVVIGGHIQDEKHCGGV; this is encoded by the exons atggctGGAGGAGGAGTTGTTGTTCAGGGAGGAAGGAACTATGAGGGTGGAGTCACTCCTTTTGTCATGGTCACCTGTTTGGTGGCTGCCATGGGGGGTCTTCTCTTTGGTTATGATCTTGGAATTTCAG GTGGGGTGACTTCAATGCCAAGTTTTTTGGCTCATTTTTTCCCATCAGTTGTGCTCAAGATGAAAAGTGCCCATGAAAGCGAGTATTGTAAATTTGACAGTGAACTCCTAACATTATTTACCTCTTCTCTTTACCTGGCTGCTCTGGTGGCATCCTTTGGTGCCTCGATCATCACCCGGAAATTTGGCCGAAAACCATCCATGTTTTTTGGAGGTCTTTCATTCTTGATTGGCTCCATCCTTAATGGTGTTGCCAATAGCATTGTGCTGCTCATCATTGGCCGTTTGCTGCTTGGTGTGGGTGTTGGATTTGCGAATCAG TCTGTGCCAGTTTACCTTTCTGAAATGGCTCCAACCAAAATCAGAGGTGCTCTGAACATGGGCTTTCAAATGGCCATCACAATTGGCATTTTAGTGGCGAATCTTGTCAATGTCGGTACAGCCAAAATCGAAGGCGGATGGGGATGGAGAGTCTCACTGGCTCTCGCCGCAGTCCCCGCCGTGATGATGACCGTCGGAGCCATGTTCCTTCCCGATACTCCTAACTCCATTCTCGAAAGAGGATACAAAGAGGAGGCTAAGATTATGCTCCAGAAAGTTCGCGGTACTGAAAAAGTCGAAGAAGAGTTCAAAGACTTATTCCAGGCAAGTGAAGCGGCAAAGAAAGTAGATCATCCATGGAGCAACATAATGAAGCCACAATACAGACCTCAACTCGTGATGTGTGCTTTAATCCCCTTCTTCCAGCAACTCACCGGTATCAATGTTATCATGTTCTACGCTCCCGTTCTGTTCAAGACTCTCGGATTCGGCGACGACGCATCTCTAATCTCCGCCGTCATCAGTGGCGGCGTTAACGTCCTCGCAACCCTAGTTTCAATCTTCACAGTCGACAAATTCGGCCGAAGAATCCTCTTCCTCGAAGGCGGAGCACAGATGTTTGTCTGCCAAATCCTAGTCGGAAGTCTAATCGGCGTCAAATTCGGACTGAATGGAGAAGGAACCCTAACAAAACTGGACGCAAACCTGATTCTACTACTCGTGTGCGTATACGTCTCGGCATTCGCCTGGTCTTGGGGACCATTAGGTTGGTTGGTACCTAGCGAAATCTGCCCGCTCGAAATCCGATCAGCAGGACAATCAATCAACGTAGCAGTGAACATGTTCTTCACCTTCATCATCGCTCAGGTTTTCCTGTCGATGCTTTGCCACATGAAATTCGGACTGTTCTACTTCTTCGCAGGGTTTGTAGCGATAATGACGGTGTTCATCTACTTCTTCTTGCCGGAGACGAAGAATGTGCCGATTGAAGAGATGAACAGAGTGTGGAAGGCGCACTGGTTCTGGAGCAAGTACATCCCCGATGAGGTGGTGATCGGCGGCCATATCCAAGACGAAAAGCACTGCGGTGGTGTATGA